A window of Bos mutus isolate GX-2022 chromosome 3, NWIPB_WYAK_1.1, whole genome shotgun sequence genomic DNA:
GGGGTTTTTGACCTCTGTTTAGACTGGACCCAGGCTTCCATTGCCCCAGTGCTTTTGGTGCTGAGGCAAAACACTCTCATATATGATTCCCTGGGCTTTGCCTTCAGGGCTGTCTCACCTTCAGAGGAGCTAGTCTCTCCAGTGTTACTGGTAGCAACTTACCCTGTTGTACCCGACACTGAGGATTGTGGGAACCTTCAGAGTCCCTTCCCATCAGCTATCTTCAGAACCTTGGGACCCTGGATAAGAGGCTGAGACACCACGTCTGAGAGTTCCTGGATGCCTCAGCTCCCAGGCGAACAGTGAATTCCCTGTCCACTGGATGGATTCAGGTAACGATGTGAAAGCccactttataaacatttttagacgtccttgggcttcctaggtggtgacAGTGGCAAACAGCCTGGgtgtcaacgcaggagacgtaagactcaggttcgacccctgggttgggaagatcccctggaggagggcgtggcaacccactccagtattctcgtccggataatcccatggacagaaaagcctggcaggctgtagtccttggggtcacaaagagttggacacaattgaagcgacttagcagcaatagatAGACTTCCTCATGAGGCAGTAAATGGAGAAGACATTATCTCTCCTCAATACAtctctgaataaatgaatgtatgttaaaaaaaatgtcatgttCCCTTAAAATGGAagcatgaattttctttttaccatttctttctaatttttatcgTTAAACATTGTAATTTATAGGTTTGAGACGTATTTTGTAGCTGAAAATGAGGGCATAAGCCTTTGGGCGTTGTGTTTGTGCCCGCTTCTCTTTGAGAGAGAAGGACAGTACAGGAGAGCAGTATTCTGGTCTTTATTCCTCATTCACATTCTGGTATAGAGATAGTCATTTTAGTTattgtgagcctcagtttttctgtctgtaaaatgggagaaattatCTCATTGACTTCCTACCTGAGAGGGTTTTACAAAGATTTAATGCAATGGTATATAGGTTGGTGTCTTTGAACGCCCGCTCATTTGGATTGTGACAATCCCCAAAGTATCTCTAGGCATTTTCAGATGTCTTTTGGGAGCACACCTATCACTAGGTGAGACCACtggaatgaatgattgaatgactTTAAGCTGATTGGGTGAGAGCCATCCTGGGTCTCAGAGTGGTTTGAAAAGATTAAGGATTTACGCTATTCTGTAGAATTTAATGGGTCAGACAACAACGTCCTCTGCAGCTGCTTTCCCTGTGGTTGTGTTGAGTTTTATCAATAAAAGTATTGTATCCTTCATactgaagaaggaaaatacaTTAGGCTGGTAAAATGATAAGAATAAAATCAATGTATGTAGAAGATttgatggcgctagtggtagagtccgcctgcaatacaggagacacagaagatgtggatttgatccctaggttgggaaaatcccttggaaaaggaaatggcgacccactcccgtattcttgcctgggaaatccctgcaaggaggagcctgcaggccatggggtcacaaagagctggatacgactgaagcaactgagcagaaGATTTGTAAATGCACAATTTTGTTGCAACTCATGAAATCTAAATTGAAATAGAATGTAAAAAATTTGGAGGTAGAGCTACCAGCAAATCTAGGTCCATCGGATATATAAAGATATACAAGCAGGGTAACAAGGAGGAACATGCAAAATGCTTATTTCTCAAGTTCATGAGACTGAGGTTTACTTGGAACAGGGATAGTTAATCAAGTGGAGGAGAGGGCTGGGCTCTGGCTAAGTCCTTGCTGCCTTGGTAATAGCTCTGTACTGAAGTTATGGTCAGCACAGAGAAAAGAGCCTTTCAGAAGTGGGATAAATCATTTTGAGAACTCCACCCCTGCGGAGGGTGCTTGTAATGGAGATAGACAAGGAGAAAGAGCACAATAAAGGGCTTGGAAGTTTGCACAGGAGGTTCTCCACATCTGGTGTTCCTAACCCTGTCAGCCCGGTCATGGCCAGTGTAAATAAATCAGGTATTCGTCAGTCACTTCTATTGCTCCTGTCCTGCCTCCTCCCATTGTTTTGGAAGAAAATGTTAGAGGGGGCACATTTCTTAtaaattgttaattattttttttattaggaTCCAAAAAGGTTGATAAGAGCAGGTTGAAACTGGgaatgagaaaaccaaaatggaactatttggaaataaaagaagtaaGGAAAGGGCTTCAAAAAATAACATAGAACTGTATGGGAGAGAAAGTTTATTTATAGACTGTATTATGTACATATTTTCAACTGACCTCCTAGCCTTACCTTTACATGTAAAACTGAAACAAACAGAAGAGCCACACCATTTTGCCAGCAGGTGGCACCGTAAGAACCTCCTGtaagatttaggagaatggcattgaaacaggtataatatcatatgtgaaacgaatcaccagtccaggttcgatgcatgatacaggatgcttgggactggtgcactgggatgacccagagggatggtatggggagggcagtgggagggggttcagggtggggaacacgtgtacacctgtagcagattcatgttgatgtatggcaaaagcaatacaatattgtaaagtaattagcctccaattaaaataaatacatttataatttaaaaaaagaaaagggtggCAAATGTAAGCAGGTCCCTTAATATTTTACCTTTCAGGAAAAGTCTAGGGATCAATGTAGATTCATATTCTTGGTAACGTTAGCAATATGCGTATATTGCTTTAAATGGCTTCAGAAGATTCATCTCTCCGTTTTTCATCCTAGCATTGCTCATTTAGTGAAACATTATACTCccataaaaggcaaaaaagactaaggtttaaaataaaatctatatctATGTATTTGTATTGTTTGCTTCAGTTGCTAAAGTAATTATGACACATGATACTATGGGGATAGAGTGGACGATTAAAGATGAAGTAACTTAGATGGTCACCCTGTTCTCACATCCCTTTTCTGCCCTGGACTGTGAGGATTCCTTGTGCCCGAAGATCTCCGCAATGCTGAGCAATCTCTCAGACTCAGGGGGGATCCGGTGCCGGAGGTAATGAGCTTTTCTGGCCTTTTCAAACAACTCCAAGTAGGTTGACGTTTGGGGCTTATCTTTGAAGTCTCCTCCACCTTCCACGGGATCCAGGGGCGTTTGTTTTGCAGGGGTGTGGTCTGGCCTTGTGCTGGCATCATCTGATCTGGTCTCATCACTGTGCCCTGGTTCACTGTCAGCAGCTGGGCCGGAACCGGGGCCCCCGTCTACAGTGTGGGTGGAGACGTCTTGATTGTGACAGAGAAGAGAGATGCTCTCGTTGGAGCCTTTTCCTTTTGGTGGGTTTATGGACTCTTTCCCTTGGGCTTGCAGCTTCTCTTCTATGAAGTGGGAAGTTCTGTTATTTTGAGATAGTGCCTGCTGTTTGCTTTTCATGGGGTCCTTGGGACCAATGTGATGGAAAGGAGGCATCTGGGACTTGGTTTTGGATCTTCGTTGGGTCGTATTTGTTGTCAGTGCGCTGGGAAAGGAGATAAGAAAAAAGTTCTCTCAAAACTGATGAAGAGCTAATATTtagcattttcaaatttttagaCCCTGACTCCTTTTTGTGTGATATTAACTGAGGTAATAACGTGGGTGAACAGAGGATGAAGGGTGAGAATGGATGGCAACAATGTGgggaaatgatttttctttttcttgtaaacTTTTTATATTGGAGATTGGAGTATAGCCctttaacagtgttgtgatggcttcaggtgtgcagcaaagccacacagccatacatacacatgtgtccaTGCTACCCCAGACTCCACTCCCTTCCagcctgccacataacactgagcagagttccctgtgctatacaggagttctttgttggttatctattttaaatgcaGCATTTTCCTTAAGAAGGAAAGGGCAGCACTTTCTCAGGGGGAGGATGATTTAAAGAGGTCAGTTGAAAGAAGGACTCAATGGCATATGCATTAGTTTAATAAGCATCGTCTTACCTAGCTTTGTTAGCCTGCAGAGCTCTGTGCTTCTGCCCTCCCTGTGATGAAAGCGTGAGAACATCTTCTGGTCTCTTCTGACTTCTATTCCCAAAGTAAGAGCAGAGCTTTTTCTTGATGATATCTGCTTTGAGTTAATTAATAGGTGCTATGAGTTGAAATGTGGGTTTCCCatgtggtgttagtggtaaagaacttgcctgccaatgcaggagacgtaagagacacagatttgatccctggg
This region includes:
- the CCDC190 gene encoding coiled-coil domain-containing protein 190 isoform X1 gives rise to the protein MKRMERHMVRGPLHKHFDLERKSAKQAEARLSQRLQRLEDICLYHVKSLTREQRQLQKELQRLQQADIIKKKLCSYFGNRSQKRPEDVLTLSSQGGQKHRALQANKASALTTNTTQRRSKTKSQMPPFHHIGPKDPMKSKQQALSQNNRTSHFIEEKLQAQGKESINPPKGKGSNESISLLCHNQDVSTHTVDGGPGSGPAADSEPGHSDETRSDDASTRPDHTPAKQTPLDPVEGGGDFKDKPQTSTYLELFEKARKAHYLRHRIPPESERLLSIAEIFGHKESSQSRAEKGCENRVTI
- the CCDC190 gene encoding coiled-coil domain-containing protein 190 isoform X2, producing MKRMERHMVRGPLHKHFDLERKSAKQAEARLSQRLQRLEDICLYHVKSLTREQRQLQKELQRLQQDIIKKKLCSYFGNRSQKRPEDVLTLSSQGGQKHRALQANKASALTTNTTQRRSKTKSQMPPFHHIGPKDPMKSKQQALSQNNRTSHFIEEKLQAQGKESINPPKGKGSNESISLLCHNQDVSTHTVDGGPGSGPAADSEPGHSDETRSDDASTRPDHTPAKQTPLDPVEGGGDFKDKPQTSTYLELFEKARKAHYLRHRIPPESERLLSIAEIFGHKESSQSRAEKGCENRVTI